One genomic window of Elaeis guineensis isolate ETL-2024a chromosome 2, EG11, whole genome shotgun sequence includes the following:
- the LOC105053977 gene encoding protein FLOURY ENDOSPERM 6, chloroplastic, which yields MASITASRPSAFLPSRLSRPSLPPLPLLALRQAPQESPSLSLVQSKNAGLGLANRWRRTRLRGPRKRKAKGEDASGPEGKWVLEEEVYNFMETSENPGFFPTREQLIAAGRKDLADAIAAEGGWLAYGWNLEDESGDGDNLDSLKSLDSSNKESLQEDERMSQQRFSSEVNDGRLPGSKDSSTASSSGRSMETEGGEDGGIEGILSRLEVERSLAFGMGSSKKGVNGRGSFGPGDTISFSRKRKVGGSEMTSISGGVHSQNGTSADVDGMRSSKPDTWRCWSLQRAGNPAIKFEAAEIVPTGDINILDHDHSNEVSTDSKMQLTDSAARTSTGRNESHTDQSQIRVRLQHLESDLTSALHLLRSRAKEKEQQSSVEELHQLSDAWEFQETEIMKARDKLRSIRAKLAVLEGKMALELIEARNIMEEKQKRLDAAENALNLLRTTCIVWPNSAKEVLLAGSFDGWTSQRRMEQSSSGFFSLHLKLYPGRYEVKFIVDGVWKIDPLRPIVHNYGHENNLLIIP from the exons ATGGCTTCTATCACGGCCTCGCGTCCCTCCGCCTTTCTTCCCTCTCGCCTCTCTCGTCCTAGcctccctcccctccctctcCTCGCCCTCCGGCAAGCCCCCCAAGAATCCCCTTCTCTCTCACTCGTCCAATCAAAGAACGCCGGCCTAGGGCTTGCCAATCGATGGCGGCGAACGCGGTTGAGGGGGCCGAGGAAGAGGAAGGCGAAGGGGGAGGACGCGTCCGGGCCGGAGGGGAAGTGGGTTCTCGAGGAGGAGGTATACAATTTCATGGAGACGTCCGAGAATCCGGGCTTCTTTCCGACCAGGGAGCAGCTGATCGCGGCCGGGAGGAAGGATCTGGCGGACGCTATCGCCGCCGAGGGCGGATGGCTTGCCTACGGGTGGAATCTGGAGGATGAGAGCGGTGATGGGGACAATCTTGATTCGTTGAAGAGTCTTGATTCTTCGAATAAGGAGTCCCTCCAAGAAGATGAAAGAATGTCTCAGCAGCGGTTTTCTTCCGAGGTGAATGATGGTAGGCTTCCGGGTTCGAAGGATTCTTCCACGGCTTCTTCTTCTGGGAGATCGAT GGAAACGGAGGGTGGGGAGGATGGTGGGATTGAGGGAATATTGAGCAGGCTGGAGGTAGAGAGGAGCTTGGCGTTTGGCATGGGCTCCAGCAAGAAAGGAGTGAATGGTCGAGGTTCGTTTGGTCCAGGAGATACGA TATCCTTTAGTCGTAAAAGGAAAGTTGGTGGGAGTGAGATGACCAGCATATCTGGTGGTGTTCATTCACAAAATGGAACATCAGCGGATGTTGATGGCATGAGAAGTTCAAAGCCTGATACATGGAGGTGTTGGAGCCTTCAGAGGGCAGGCAATCCTGCAATCAAATTTGAAG CTGCTGAAATTGTTCCCACTGGTGACATAAATATATTAGATCATGATCATTCAAATGAAGTTTCTACGGATAGCAAGATGCAACTAACAGATAGTGCAGCCAGAACTAGTACCGGAAGAAATGAATCACACACTGACCAAAGTCAGATACGTGTTCGCCTTCAGCACTTGGAGTCAGATCTCACTTCTGCACTTCACTTACTTAGGTCAAGGGCTAAGGAGAAG GAACAACAAAGCTCAGTGGAGGAGCTACATCAACTTTCTGATGCTTGGGAATTTCAAGAGACTGAGATTATGAAAGCCCGAGATAAACTACGGTCAATCCGTGCCAAACTGGCAGTGCTTGAAGGCAAGATGGCGCTTGAGTTGAT AGAAGCACGGAACATAATGGAAGAGAAACAAAAAAGGCTTGATGCTGCTGAGAATGCTCTGAACCTTCTTCGTACAACCTGCATAGTTTGGCCAAACTCTGCCAAAGAGGTTCTGTTGGCTGGATCCTTTGATGGATGGACAAGTCAG AGGAGGATGGAACAATCAAGTTCAGGCTTCTTTTCTTTGCACCTCAAATTGTATCCTGGCCGGTATGAG GTCAAGTTCATTGTTGATGGTGTTTGGAAAATTGACCCACTGCGCCCCATTGTGCACAATTACGGTCATGAGAACAACCTCCTTATCATCCCTTGA